GGTCATCACACAGTGGAGTTGTGGAAATTGGTATCTTGTGGCAACTGCTGCAGAGTTCACGGTTAGTTACAATGAGAGCTTCACCTGTTGAGCACTTTATACAACATACTGTGCTAAAGTGGTGGCACACATGGTCTCATGCATCTCTAAGACCCTGTGAGGTGATCTCACagtccacattttaaaatgagggaTGCGAGGACCAGACAGGTGATTAAAGCAGCTCACTTAAGGACAAAAGTCTTGGAAAATGGACAGAACCAGAATTCAAACCAAAGTCTGTGGGACTACGATGGTTTTGCTCTTTCCCTCAAGTCCACTACACTGTTTTACTTACAAAAGTTTATCGTCAGTATAAACTTTACCTTAAAGCTAGGTATCAGCTCACTACGTTGAGCTCACAGTATTAAAATACAACTCTATGTCTACATAGTGACAGTGCTCTAAATATATTGACATTTTCCAAAGACTGTTTTATGGTCTCCAAAACAACCATGCAAAGAGAGGCAAGAGAAGTGTCCCAGGGGGGACAGGTTAGCATTACTGTCTCTCTCCTACTGCTCTCTCTTATCCCCTCTGTCATTTTATGGGGAAAAGCGTTCCTTGGATCCAGGCTTCAGATGACCAGACTTACACCAGAGCAGCTCCACAAACGTCTGCTTCAGCTTACTGTTTCCCAGAATGAGAATACACGAGTGGCAGGCAGGATAAAACATTGCACTTACTTCTGTAATCAGCTCAGTCATTACAGTTCCTTGTAGGAAATACTGGAATGATGTGAGTAAATAGGCAAGAAAGTAAAACAGGAGGAGCAAGAAGAAGGAGAGGACCATTTTGATGGCCCTCTTGTGGGCCTCGGTGCTTGGATCGCTGAGGCTGGTTCTGTTCTGCTGCATCTGCCGCGTGTGCTTCCCCAGGGAGAGGATGAGCAGGATGTAGGAGGCCAAACACACAATTAGGGGAAGGAGTTTCCACAGTGTCCCAAGAACACGGGTCACCTCATATTCATTCTTTAGTTCTCTAAAGTGCTCAGTCACATTCCCTGAGTTATTAGCTCCCTGGAGAACATAATAGATCTTAAACTCATGAATCAGAGACATGACATCACCACATGATAAGAGCAGCCCACCCAACAGCATCCATACTACCACCCTGGCAACTCTCCACTTGAGCCAGAGGAATGTGGGGTGGGAGAAATTGGCGATTTTCAGGCAGTAGAAGACACCGAGACAGGTGGCAAGCCAAATGCTCAGATGATTTGTAAATGTCCAGAAAATATCAGTAACTTGCAGTAATACCCCATTAAAAAGTAGTTTGGAAAGTAATATCTTTTTTACACAATCGAACAAGAGAATCCACAGCTGAACAATCCTAGAGAGAGCCAGGTTAGTGATGATGAAGTCAGATAAAGAGATTTTCTTGCTCTTGACCCAGCTGCTGCCATTGACCAGCACAATGAAGACATTCACCAGCATTCCCAGAACAAACAGagtgacagaaagaaagagaaacacccaCTTGGTGAGTCCTGACATTCCAGCTACCAGGCAGACCTGATCTTTGTTCTTTCTGCTGCTGTACAAGCGCCCTGCTGATTTGAAATTTCTCCCTGTGAACCTGTTGCCTCTACCTGCTGCTTCACTGAAcctgtctcttttcttttcccagtTTAGGCTGCTGTAGAGCACAGTTTCTGGAAACCTCTCTGGCTCTTTCGGGTTAGTCTGTCCTCTTCACAGATAACATGGATCTGTGATCTAAACTCAGCTGCTTGTTGTCAACATGCAAATAGAGTCGTGTCCAGTGTcacacagagaagggagagatgtgAGTCACAAAGAAGATGGAGGACTTGGATTCAATTTCAAAGGGAGCAGGGCTCTGAGCCACCCAGAACAGAAAAGTGAGTGTCACTGGAAGAGTCACACAAATGATCAAGAGGGAGGAGACACAGAAAGGGGAAATCACAGAATTCCACCATAAGGCACTGTCAAGTGCTCCCCAGAATCACCCTGGAGGAAGGCCAAGtctataaatagaaaaagtttAGCCACTACCACTACTGCTCCTCTTGAAGTATGCCTTATTTGGGGGCCCCAAGTTCCTCCCCAGTGAGCCATATTATCAGAAATATAACATATCTCAGCTACCCAAACACCTGCGTGATAGCAATAATGGAACACAGCATATAAGTTATTCAAAAGACGAATTTTCAGAATACATGACCACTGTGTAGGGGTGGGCAGAAGCAGATCTGAGTTCAACCACCTCAGGAGGCAGTGGGATGACCCAGGCAGGTCACTGATATCCACATTCCTTTACTGATTTTCAAAGACTACGAGAACGAGTGAATAATGAAGGCCGGCAATCCGAGCACTTACAGGATTGTATCTCTGAGCACTGCACCATTGTGACATCCTTTTCAATAATAAAACTACTGTAAttatcataacctgcatgtctttttccatatgaacaactgtaaatctacttttgcccaccccatatTGATAAGTAATCGAGCTGACAGAGATCACACATAGATAGCACTTGTCAAGCAAAGGAGGCTTATTTATTTACAGAAATGCCTTACAAATGTTGACCATGACtaacaataatattttatgtgaCATATATGCAAGTATATGTCActatataaaaaacatatatgtcACAATCTAAATATAAGTATgtaatatatactgtatatatgtgtgtttgggaACACAAAGTTTTCACAAAACCATATTTCCCCGTTCTACATGTGTGGctttctgatattttctattatattctacTTCCTTCAATGTTGCTTGCTGATCACAAACTTGATTTTGTAACCTACTAATGAGTTGTGATAAATACTGTTTGAAAACATAGTATTTATCTGGAGGACAGAGAGAATTCAAGATACAGAGAGTTCAACAACATTATCCAATGAAAGACAGAAGGTTATGGTTTCAGGTCCTCTCAAAAGGACCTCACAGAGTAGCAGATGCTAAGTCTGAATGAATGAGACAGGCTCTTCTGAATGAATGCCAAGGAGCCACTCACCTGAGCCAAGTGAGCCTCCTCAATCCTGGCATCACGTGGTGTACAATATGATTTCAGAACACTGCAGAGTCCACTTGGGCATGAGCACAATACTCTTTAATCCCCCTCAGCTTTCTCGGGCTAACTTAACAGCCTGGCCAAGTGCTCCCAGAGCTGCGTGCTGCAGAATCAGGAGGCCAGTTCCCAGCTCTCTCAGGGAGTCCTGTAACAGGACCACAGTTTTAGGGCTTATCCCACAACCTGCCACCCACCCTGCTGTGGTTTTCTGATGGCCTCAGTTCTAGATCCAGATTTTTGTTATTATAACACCTTTTACATCCCCTCATGAGAAGAAATACACTAAGATTCCCCCATCCATGTGTTAGAATTAACCAATGAGAACAAGGTTTAGAATATCCAACATACTAGATTATATGTCACATACTATTTCATGTTTGATCACACATTTTTACTAGTCCATTACTTTTACCCCTTCCAAAGGTAGAACTTGTAACTTTTTATAAGCTGATTTTTAGCAATTCAGGGTTAACTCTAATTTTCCTTCCTTGTCTTTTGATCCTTGCCCAGGACAATGGGCACCACATTAGCTGGTGACTAGAGTTCAAAGACTTTGTTGGATACCATCATTACCACTGCTATTATTCCATCAGGGTCTGCTGATATGAATTATAAGCCCACAGTTATACCATTCcaatttttaacataaatacTAAAATTATCACATTATGATTAAATGTCATTGCATTAGTAATGGCTGTTTCCAAAATGAATGCTGAGCACGATCCACCAAAATAATCACATAGACATTCCAAGTCCAGTTCTATAAAGCCTGCAGCTTTAAACGCAGTTTATTGGGGGATCAATACCACAGCCATGGTATCAGATCCTTGGCTCTTGCACTGCAGGCTGCAAACATCTACAAAGACGACTGAGAGATCATGCTGTACTCTAAACCATTCTTTTGAGTCAAAGATCGAAGCAAGTGCATCCGTCAGGGCCATGACAAGAAACAATTGGCACAAGCTAGATAATTCTATGAGTTCTAAAAAGGGCACACCTCATTttattggggctttcctttacTATGCCTTACATATATTGCTGTTTTCAAATTGAAAGTTCATGGCAATCCTGTGTTGAGCGAGTGTATCAGCACCATTTTTTTCAACAAGCTCAGATGATTGTTAGCATTAGCAATagagtatttttaattaaggaatGTACATTTTTAGACATAATCTTATTGCACACAACAGACTGCAGtacagtgtaaacataacttttatgcactgggaaacaaacaaacaaaaactgtgtGACCTGCTTTGTTGTGTTATTTGCTTTATTAAGATGGTCTGAACTAAACCTGCAACATCTCCGAGATATGCCCATGTTTACAAGAGCGTAGGCAGAGTATAGAGGAACCCTAAACTGATAGAGCAGTTCTCCAGGGCACAATACCACCACACCAagcagagagagagtggaggggccCTCCTGACAGCAGTTGAGATTTTTCCGTTGGGTGACCCTAAAGAGAGTGAGCTGAGAGAATAGACCTCAAACCCCAGGTCAGCAGAGGTCAGCATGGACTAATGAGGCATGCAGTCCAATATCATCTTCTGCCCCTTCATTCTCCTGACACTTTCTCCACAGAGACTTAGACAGAATGGTCCAGGTCTTTGCATCATTCCTGTTTCTGATACTAATCTGCATGACAACTGTGCTGATAAACATCAGAAATACACTCAGAATGACATCAAGACCAGTCCTGGATACCTGTTAACAATACTGATCTGATGAGCACAGTCACATGGACACAGCAGAGAGATCagaaatataaataactagaggcctgatgcacgaaaattgatgcaagaataggccttccttccctcgctgcctgcaccggcttccctctagcacccaggacccgggattccctcctccggccaccagcaggcacccgggagccaggctgcttccctcctctggctgcctgcaggcacccgggacccaggctggcttccctccagccccggcttcgtcaggacatccggaatgacgtccaaaAGTACAtttggtctagttagcatattaccattttattattatagatgataaatgGAGTGCAGGCTTCCAGGTCCCTAAAACCCTTACCTGGAGAGTACTCAATGGCAAGTAATAAGCCTGCATAGTGAGCTTCTCATCAGAGTCCTGAAGGCTCACCTTCAAACACATTCACATATTCTGTCTATGGCTAATGCAGACAAGGCACATTTTGTCAATCCTGGTCTCATACTGTACACAATCCCCTTGCACAGAGCTATACAGTTTTCCCACTCAGAATTAACACAAGCTTCATTTATCCCTTTCAGTTCCAACCCCCAAACTGATAAAACTATGTTTTACAAAAACAGAACAGGTGTCTGTTGCCCAGATGTTTTCACTATCATGATACAATAAACACCAGGTATAGGCCCCATTCTTTTATAGTGTTACCCAAAAATGTCCAACCAGTCATTTCCTACCGGACACTGGGGAGAGACACTCCTCCAGGGGTTTCTCATGCTCCTACACATCTTGCCAGATGTGCTAAATATGCAAGGCTCTGACCAGGCTTCAGCTGGGCCATTTTGTAGTGTTGTTTGCTGCAAGCAACCTTGAAGAGGGTAGAGGTCATGTCCCCCTCCAGGACAAACAGCAGTCTTGCTTACTGCTCACTATAAAAGCAGTGATTTTCCCAAGCTCAGTGCACCTCTGCACAATGAAATCCATCTGGGCCCTCTGTGTTGCCTTTGTGGGTCTTGCTGGACAGGTGGAACTGATACAAACATGCTGACATTCATGCTGCCTGCTGTGCTGTGATTAATGTGATCATTTCTCTCTGACCCAGAAGTTTCACGTCTTCTGCCAGCAAGCATGAAACAGTGATAGGCTAAGTTATTAGCTTGTAAATCAAGTAAAATCAAATCCCAGATCAATTTGATCACCATTGCTTTTGGCAACCTATTCTAGCTATTTACTCCACGACTCCTAAGCTCCTTCTACACTCCACTCTACACCATGGGGTCCAGGATTCTACAAaccatttcccagactccctttcCAGATGCCTTGCTGTTAGTGTCTGCCAATATGAAAACTGGCagatgagaaggaaggagaaagaaaaatcctGCTTCTTGCTCCAACAGGGTGGCACTTGATGGAAGTCCCTTTGATTAGGAAAAGGATGGGAATACAGACTGCATGAACCTGGAAAAAAACATCTCTTCAGTGCTGCTAGCCCTGCCCAAGGCTGTACCTCTTCACCACACCAGAAACAACTTATAAACACTTTTCCAGGAACGCAGCAACAGGCGCAGGCTCAGAGGCTCCAGCCCAGGGATGTTACTGTTTCTGAGCTCTGGGTATGACACTGTCTCCCTTTTGGTTCCTGCAgaaccccttccttctcccctcttccctcattCCTGTAAATAATCCCTTACATTAAATTCCCCCTGTTGGAAATACTTATACTGGCTTCCATTTTCCTGACTGGACTCTGAATGATACCCGGTCCTTCCACCAATTCTGTGGTTTGGAGTTTTAGTTGTCTCCTAGTTTCATCAAAGATTTAACATACatttctgtttctcattctccttGGGTTTCTGGGTGACTTCCAAGAAGAAAAGGCAAACTGTTTAACCTATAATGCCATTTTCATACTGCAACTCCTGCCAATGAGTTTataatgcatattatttttattattttaatgccaTCCATATGTTGATAACCCCAAAATGCACAACTTTATGAGACCACCCTTCTGAGCACTATAATCCCATATTTTACAGACATCTCAAAATTAACATACCCAAAACAAAATTCTTAATttagtctcatttttaaaaaatctctctcaCCCCCAATCTTTCCTATTTTAGCAAATACCACCACCTA
The genomic region above belongs to Eptesicus fuscus isolate TK198812 chromosome 14, DD_ASM_mEF_20220401, whole genome shotgun sequence and contains:
- the TAS2R3 gene encoding taste receptor type 2 member 3, with protein sequence MSGLTKWVFLFLSVTLFVLGMLVNVFIVLVNGSSWVKSKKISLSDFIITNLALSRIVQLWILLFDCVKKILLSKLLFNGVLLQVTDIFWTFTNHLSIWLATCLGVFYCLKIANFSHPTFLWLKWRVARVVVWMLLGGLLLSCGDVMSLIHEFKIYYVLQGANNSGNVTEHFRELKNEYEVTRVLGTLWKLLPLIVCLASYILLILSLGKHTRQMQQNRTSLSDPSTEAHKRAIKMVLSFFLLLLFYFLAYLLTSFQYFLQGTVMTELITEVSAMFYPACHSCILILGNSKLKQTFVELLWCKSGHLKPGSKERFSP